One Lycium barbarum isolate Lr01 chromosome 5, ASM1917538v2, whole genome shotgun sequence genomic window carries:
- the LOC132639279 gene encoding uncharacterized protein LOC132639279: MGVKQGDPISPSLFIIADETLSIMLNKLYEHPRFNGFSMDSNGPRTNHLAYADDLIIFCSGKTKTFKLINKCLRKYEKNSGQLINREKSCFIMDKEISQNRIKIVTDLLQVRKEEYPMTYLGCPLFAGRKLNQYFADMAIKIIKRVRSWHCNRLSARGKVILIKHALNAIHVHLLSICLPTKTILNRMESIFANYL; encoded by the coding sequence ATGGGTGTTAAACAAGGAGATCCTATATCTCCATCTTTGTTTATTATTGCTGATGAAACTCTTTCTATTATGCTTAATAAATTATATGAACATCCTAGGTTTAATGGATTCAGCATGGATTCTAATGGACCTAGGACTAACCATTTAGCATATGCtgatgatttaattattttctgTTCAGGTAAAACCAAGACTTTTAAACTTATCAACAAATGTCTCAGAAAATATGAGAAAAACTCTGGACAATTGATAAACAGAGAAAAGAGTTGCTTCATCATGGACAAAGAAATTTCCCAAAACAGAATCAAAATTGTTACAGATCTATTACAAGTTAGAAAGGAGGAATATCCAATGACTTATTTGGGTTGTCCTTTATTTGCAGGAAGGAAGCTGAACCAATACTTTGCAGATATggcaataaaaataataaaaagagtAAGATCATGGCACTGTAACAGGTTATCAGCTAGAGGTAAAGTTATTTTGATTAAACATGCCCTTAATGCTATACATGTTCATCTTTTATCTATTTGTCTGCCTACAAAGACTATATTGAATCGGATGGAAAGTATATTTGCTAATTATCTGTAG